AAAAGCTATAAGTCTCGAAGGCTATCTTTTTCCTGATACATATTATTTTTCTAAAGGAATGACGGAAGAAGAAATCATAAACAAAATGATTGAGAGTCTGAATAATTTATTTACAGAAAAGCTTCAAAAACGACTGCAAGATTTAAATTTTACAATCCATAAGATATTGACTCTGGCTTCTTTAATAGAAAAAGAGGCCCAAATAGATTCCGAAAGAAAATTGGTCTCAGCAGTGTTTCATAATAGATTGAAATCTAATATGTTACTTCAATCCGATCCTACTGTAATTTATGCCTTAGAAGACTTTGATGGAAATCTAAAAAAACAAGATTTATCATATGACTCTCCATACAATACTTATCTCTATCCAGGCTTGCCCCCTACCCCCATAGCAAATCCTGGCACAGATTCTATAATGGCTGCTCTTTACCCTGCTGATGTAGATTATCTCTATTTTGTTTCAAAAAATAATGGAGAACACCACTTTTCCTCGACCTTTAAAGAACATAATGAAGCAGTAAAAAAGTTCCAGTTAAAGAGATAATTACAGAGATTATATTGACGATTACTTATTGGTGTTCAAAAAGCCGAGTACTTAACCGGATTTTCTATAATATTTTTAGAAAATCCTTGTATTTCTAAGAAATATTATTTAGAATTTAATATTTAAAATTAATCAAAAAAGGGGAATTAAAGATTGTTTTCCTGGGTAAAACATAAAATAAGAAATATCTTTTTAGCAGGGCTTGTGGTGATCCTTCCTATTGCCTTCACCCTTTTTATTCTCACATGGATCTTTAAAAAACTGGATAATTTATCACCTTTTATAACAAATCTCTTAATATATTTTGGCGCACCCCTACCTAAGGGATTCAAAATCCCAGGATTGGGTATAACGACAACCGTTTTAATAATATTTTTAGTGGGTATTTTTACCACGAGCGTAATAGGAAAAAGGGTTTTGGTATTATGGGAATACATTCTCAATAAGATTCCATTTATAAGAGGCATATACGGTGCAATCAAACAGATTATAGAGACTATCACTATCAGAAAAAATGCCTTTAATCAGGTTGTGATGATAGAATATCCACGCAAAGGTCTCTATTGCCTTGGACTCTTAACCTGCGAAAGTAAGGGAGAAATTCAGAACAAAACTGAAAAGGAGATTATGAATGTTTTTATCCCTACAACCCCCAATCCAACCTCAGGTTTTTTGCTGTTTGTTCCTAAAGAGAGCATTATACCGCTTTCAATGAGCGTAGAAGAAGGACTTAAGCTCATTATATCTGGAGGAATAGTAACTCCTTTCAATGAAATAGATTCGCAGAAGCTAAAAGAAAATCATTTCTACGAGGATAAAAATAAATAATTCTTTTTAAAAGAATTATTAGGGAGACTATAAAGATGAGTAAAAAAATATTATTAGCTGATGATAGCGTTACTATACAAAAGATTGTTGAAATTACCTTTCAAGAAGAAGATTTTGAAGTATGTGTAGTCGGTAATGGTCTTGACGCATTACAAAAGGTAAAAGGAGACAGACCTGATATTATACTTGCTGATATTTCTATGCCAGGTCTAAACGGTATAGACCTCTGTGAAAAGCTAAAAAGTGATTCTCAATATAAAGATATTCCTTTTATTCTTCTCACCAACAGCTTTGAAGAATTTGACAAAAAGAAAGGGGATAAAATAGGGGTCAACGGATACATAGAGAAACCTTTTGAATCGCAGGATTTATTAGACATGGTTCAATCACTGGTTGAGGAAAAAGTCTCTGACCTCGAGGAAGAATTAGGACTTGAACTCATTGATGAAGAAGAAAAGAAAGAA
This DNA window, taken from Nitrospinota bacterium, encodes the following:
- the mltG gene encoding endolytic transglycosylase MltG — translated: MKNKKRQIIPLLLIFLSIVVFISMAYIDISVNTPQSSFKQIKKVEIPKGYSLKKIARLLNEQNLIKNYSIFITSAYLRGISNKLKSGEYELSTDMTPLEIMEKLYKGEIVYYKITIPEGYNIKNIANLLEKNELINKEKFISLTQDREFLSSLGIKAISLEGYLFPDTYYFSKGMTEEEIINKMIESLNNLFTEKLQKRLQDLNFTIHKILTLASLIEKEAQIDSERKLVSAVFHNRLKSNMLLQSDPTVIYALEDFDGNLKKQDLSYDSPYNTYLYPGLPPTPIANPGTDSIMAALYPADVDYLYFVSKNNGEHHFSSTFKEHNEAVKKFQLKR
- a CDS encoding DUF502 domain-containing protein, whose product is MFSWVKHKIRNIFLAGLVVILPIAFTLFILTWIFKKLDNLSPFITNLLIYFGAPLPKGFKIPGLGITTTVLIIFLVGIFTTSVIGKRVLVLWEYILNKIPFIRGIYGAIKQIIETITIRKNAFNQVVMIEYPRKGLYCLGLLTCESKGEIQNKTEKEIMNVFIPTTPNPTSGFLLFVPKESIIPLSMSVEEGLKLIISGGIVTPFNEIDSQKLKENHFYEDKNK